A single Larimichthys crocea isolate SSNF chromosome VIII, L_crocea_2.0, whole genome shotgun sequence DNA region contains:
- the LOC104921781 gene encoding AN1-type zinc finger protein 3, with protein MGDTGSEGSKPPSNVNVIPPRCPCGFWGSSKTMNLCSKCFADIQKKQPDNDCAPKASSSSNGSQADVFCNETNSSISQSLMSMPNTEDPSPGEMGASSLPARDEVSNTDAVFSSLSTPTKRSFESASESESDISPEKRARVGEVPEGEESSSSSSSLSASSPSSSSSSRSGSKQRSRKRCHRCQTKLELVQQELGSCRCGYVFCMLHRLPEQHECLFDHLGRGRQEAVLKMVKLDRKVGRSCQRIGEECS; from the exons ATGGGGGACACGGGGAGCGAGGGCAGCAAGCCTCCGAGTAACGTTAACGTTATACCCCCGCGCTGCCCCTGTGGTTTCTGGGG GTCGAGCAAAACTATGAATCTCTGCTCAAAATGTTTTGCAG ACATTCAGAAGAAACAACCAGACAATGATTGTGCCCCAAAGGCCTCATCAAGCTCCAACGGCAGCCAAGCAGACGTGTTCTGtaatgaaacaaacagcagcattagTCAGTCACTGATGTCGATGCCTAACACAGAAGACCCTTCGCCAGGGGAGATGGGAGCATCATCTCTACCTGCTAGGGACG AAGTATCCAACACCGACGCAGTCTTCAGTTCACTCTCCACTCCCACAAAACGCTCATTTGAGTCAG CCTCGGAGTCAGAAAGTGACATTTCACCCGAGAAGCGAGCAAGAGTGGGTGAGGTGCCAGAGGGTGAGgagtcttcatcatcatcgtcatctttGTCCGCATCatccccatcatcatcatcctcgtcTCGCAGCGGCTCTAAACAGCGGAGCCGCAAACGTTGCCATCGCTGCCAAACCAAACTGGAGCTGGTACAGCAAGAGCTGGGTTCCTGTCGCTGTG GTTATGTCTTCTGTATGCTCCACCGACTTCCAGAGCAACATGAGTGTCTGTTTGACCACCTGGGCCGTGGTCGCCAGGAGGCCGTCCTAAAGATGGTCAAGCTCGACCGCAAGGTGGGCCGCTCATGCCAGCGCATTGGAGAAGAGTGCTCCTGA